The DNA window CTCGGTTTCATGCCGACATAGTCGCAACCGAGCACCGCTACAGTTTTAGGAGGACTTTCCTCGAATAATTCCAACTCAGGTTCACCCGAGATAGGAATGTCGAGTCCTTTCTTGAGTTTTATCATAAAGAGTACACCTTATCCCTATAAGCTTTTACGGACAGTAATTTGGGTGCAACGAAGCAATACACTTAGGCATTTGTGCCTTAGCGCATCCTGAGAAGGGCGGGTTTAAATCTTGACAATTTCCGGTGCGCACATGAGGAAGCTCTGGTTTGAGCAGGAAAAGGCACGGAAATTTTTTTGCGTTGGACTTATTACGTAACCGTTATACTATAACTCGTCAACCGCTTGTGTAAATTTTCTCAATATGTGGTCAGAAATAGAGTTAACTGAGTAAATCAGTCTGCATACATTTTTTTGCTCATTATCACGAAAGTGGGCAGAAGGCACAATCCGCTGAAAAGCGCACTCAGCTCAAAAGCATCAGTCATACTTCCATTTTCTGCGGCGAATCCGGCGAGGCTTGGACCGATAACAAATCCTAGATTGGCTGCTCCGAGAAATATTCCCATGATGGACCCTTTCGCAGATCCCATATCAGCAGCCAGGGACATGGAAGCAGGCAGTGAAAGAGCTGACCCGAGACCCATTGTCACCGCAAGGCATGCAAATCCCCACATGGGCAGAGACAGGCCGAAGCCGAACAGACAGGCTGCACATATGCCCATGCCTAAAAATGTCAGCCCTGTTTTATCACGTATGTCAGCCCACCTGCTGGTCAAAGGCATGCCTAAAATGATGGCAATATTGGGAAGCGCGAAAAGAATTCCTGCAATAATTCCGCTAAGTCCGAACCGTTCGTTGATGAGCCGTGGCAAAAAAGTAATGATCACCGATGATCCTACGGTTCTCCCCATGACCGCTAACAGCAGGGCCAGAAAGTTCAGGTTGCGCCATGGCGCTCCTGTTTTTACAGATTTTGCCATTGTTGAATGAATAGGTGAAGTCGCTTTAGCACGAATGAAAAAAAGAAAAGTAAATCCCATCCCGATACCTGGTAGTGCAAGAGACAACGGCCCTATACCTTTTTGAATATTTATGGCCAAGCCTCCGGCTAACGGGCCGAGAATAAGAGCTGTATATAAGCAGGTATTGTAGGCTCCGAATAATCGGCCACGTTTATTTTTAGGTACACATCCTCCTAAAAGGGACATGGTTACGGGTTTTACTATGCCTGAGCAAAATCCTAAGCAAATCTGAATAATACCAAGTGTCTCTGGGGATTGGGAGAATGAATAAAGAGCGGGGATAAAAGTTCCGGCTCCAGTCGCCGCAAGAAGGAGCGGGATAGGACCGACAAAATCCGCACCGTAACCGGCAAGAGGCGCAAGGATCAGGCGGGCAAGGAAGTATCCTGAAAACGCAAGTCCGAGCCATGCAGGGGAAAGCCCTGAAGACTGGGCGTTGACAGACATGGCAAACGTGAAAGCTCCAACTCCGAAAGTTGAAAAAAAAGCTGCCCCGAGAACTGCTTGAGCCGTTTGTTTTTCACCCTTGGAACATCCCAATAAACTTTCACGCCAGAAAAAATCGAATTTTAGTTTCACGCCGAAATATCCTCATAAAGGGGTTTTCCGCATTTATTGCTATTTTGTCTTTGCAGCACTCTCATATCTATAAAATACTGTCTATGGCGAGGTTTAAAATTAAAATGTGTCATTTTGACTCGTTTTGGTGTATCGTGTGGGTCAAAATCAGCTTTATGATTTAACTAACTGAAATGTTAGTGTAAGTTTTAATACGTTAGTTTGTATTATGCTGTAATGGGAGTTGAATCCATTTAATACAAACCAATTGGCCTCACTGAATATTGTTTTAAAACACTAACTATTTAATATTTAAGCTTAAAATATTTGGTTCGTATCTTGCTGTTAAACCTTGAAAACCTGCGTTGGGTGGGTTGTTGGTTGTAGAATATCGGCTGTGGATGCAATTTTTATTTAACTAATATAACTTACAGGAGTGTAAAACATAATTAAGTTTTTTATTCTAACGTTTTTAAATTCTTCTTCCTTTTTAAAAAGCTTTGAATAGGTTCTAGATGGTCTAGAAAATTCAGAGTAATTTGATTACAAGAAAAGTTGTATTCTTGTGATATAGGGGAGTAGTATATTTTATATTGGACTGTCTTTCTTTAAACTATACTTAGTAAGAAGATAGAATTGCGGAAATTTTTGCCTTAAAAAATAGTTAATTAGGTTGTGTTCTTATTGAACATCCTGAAAAGAAAGGGTTTACACTAAATTTAGTGTAAACCCTTTTCTTATGGGTGATGATATTCATAACAGTACTCCTGACTGCTGAAAAGTAGGGCTAAGCCGGATTGATCCACGTACCGGAAGGGCGTAGACTCTCTTCAACGAAAGAGATAAGGACTATGTGGAAAAAACTTTCTATTTGAGAATTTAAATCTCACATTAGCAAAATTCATTTAGATATAAATACAAGGAACCTTTTTATGAGTATTCAGAGTCTTAACCCGGCTACCGAAGAAGTGGTCGCCTCTTTTAATCCGTTATCTGAAGGTGATTTACAGAACGTTCTTAACTCTACGGCGGAGTCTTGGACCGGGTGGAAATCGAAGAGTTTCAGTGAACGCGCCGGACTCTTGAAAAAAGCAGCAGATCAGTTACGAGCTCAGAGTGAAGAACTTGCTGAAATTATGGCTGTAGAAATGGGTAAACCAATTCGCATGGGTAAAGAAGAAGCTTTAAAATGTGCTGCGGTATGTGACTATTACGCTGATGAAGGGGAGTCCATGCTTGCACCTATCCCTGTAGAAGGCGTGGGGCGTAAAGCGTTCGTTACTTTCGAGCCGCTTGGTACGGTGCTGACCGTGATGCCGTGGAATTTCCCGTTCTGGCAGGTGTTCCGCATAGCGGCGCCTTCGCTTATGGCTGGGAATACTGTTGTTCTTAAACATGCCTCCAATGTCCCCCAGTGTGCTCTGGCTATTGAAAAAATATTTGTAGATGCGGGATTTCCTGCAAACGTATTCAGAACATTGCTCATCGGGGCAAGTCAGGTTGAAACTGTTTTGGATCATAAGTCCGTGTTCGCAGTAAGCCTCACCGGAAGTGCCGCCGCCGGACGGAAAGTGGCTTCCGCCGCCGGAGCAAGACTTAAAAAGTCAGTTATGGAATTAGGGGGAAGTGACCCTCTGGTAGTGCTTGCCGATGCTGATATTGAAGAAGCAGTTAAAGTCGCAACCAAATCAAGGTGTCGTAACACTGGG is part of the Desulfovibrio gilichinskyi genome and encodes:
- a CDS encoding MFS transporter, which gives rise to MKLKFDFFWRESLLGCSKGEKQTAQAVLGAAFFSTFGVGAFTFAMSVNAQSSGLSPAWLGLAFSGYFLARLILAPLAGYGADFVGPIPLLLAATGAGTFIPALYSFSQSPETLGIIQICLGFCSGIVKPVTMSLLGGCVPKNKRGRLFGAYNTCLYTALILGPLAGGLAINIQKGIGPLSLALPGIGMGFTFLFFIRAKATSPIHSTMAKSVKTGAPWRNLNFLALLLAVMGRTVGSSVIITFLPRLINERFGLSGIIAGILFALPNIAIILGMPLTSRWADIRDKTGLTFLGMGICAACLFGFGLSLPMWGFACLAVTMGLGSALSLPASMSLAADMGSAKGSIMGIFLGAANLGFVIGPSLAGFAAENGSMTDAFELSALFSGLCLLPTFVIMSKKMYAD
- a CDS encoding NAD-dependent succinate-semialdehyde dehydrogenase, with product MSIQSLNPATEEVVASFNPLSEGDLQNVLNSTAESWTGWKSKSFSERAGLLKKAADQLRAQSEELAEIMAVEMGKPIRMGKEEALKCAAVCDYYADEGESMLAPIPVEGVGRKAFVTFEPLGTVLTVMPWNFPFWQVFRIAAPSLMAGNTVVLKHASNVPQCALAIEKIFVDAGFPANVFRTLLIGASQVETVLDHKSVFAVSLTGSAAAGRKVASAAGARLKKSVMELGGSDPLVVLADADIEEAVKVATKSRCRNTGQTCISAKRFIVMDEVYDEFVSGLTKRMSRLVMGDPFDPKTDMGPMSSGRLRAELQEQVDRCVEAGGKILIGGSIPKRTGYYYPPTIITDISPSADVCKEELFGPVALVFRVHSVDEAVAVANDTPFGLGGSVWSKDEDAAAKVAARIRTGCVYINSLVRSNMHLPFGGTGISGYGRELGSYGIREFVNVKPVCIG